The DNA region CAACGACGCCGCACCGCTGCACGACGAGTTCGATATGCCGGCCGTTCAGGCCGCCGTCCCACGGTTCATCGGGCAGGATGAGTTCATGACGCTCGGCGAACTGAAGGAGCGCCACGAGGCGGGCGACGAGATCGTCGCCCACGAGAGCATCAGCAACCGCTTCCACTCGCTGTCGGGCGACGAACTCGAGAGGACGCTCCAAGAGAACAAGCAGTGGCTGCTCGGCCACGGCTTCGAGAGCTCGAACTTCGTCGTCTACCCCGGCAACGACTACGACTCGACGGCGCTCGACATCGTCAACAAGTACCACTACATGGGCGGAATGAACCAGTCGTTCGACCTGAACACGACGAGTCCGTACGCGTTCGACCCGCTCGTGCTACCCCGCACCGTCGGTCACGACCTGGACGTCGCCAAGCGGGTCGTCGACCAGTGTGCGAAGCACCAGAACGTCGGCATCCTCAACTTCCACGACTTCGAGGAGGAGAACACGATGGGGAAGGGAGACTACAAGAAGCTCCTCGAACACGTCGACCAGAAGGAGGGTATCGAGGTCATCAACTTCTCCGAACTCTGGAAACTGCGTAAATCGGTCTAGCCGGCGTCGCTGCGACACATCACACCGTCTCGGTCGGTCCCACGCGGTTCCCGTTTCGGTCAGACACGTACCGGGCCGACTCAGGGTTTCTGTTTTCTTCCCGCTTTCTCTCGGTTCTCGCTTCTTGTGACGAACTGGGACAGCGGTCGCAGATGTATCGCCGCCGTGCTCACGGGGGTTTCCACCACCGTCTTTCCGCACTACGCGGTCCGAGCCTCAGCTACATCTGACGAAACCCGAAGAAACGAGTCGCGCCGCTCGAACGGGCGTCGATACGGGACTGTCTCGAAAAACGATGTCGTCGAGCGCAGTTTTAGAATGGACACGCCACACCGCCGACCGACGACTTACGGATACTCGTTCAGATACGCCCGAAGGCCCGCAGAGCCGAGGTCCTGAATGCCGTTTTCGAGAACGCTCTCCTTGATGGTCACGCCGCTGCTCTCGTCGTACAGTTGGACCGCCTCCTTGCCGCCGGTGGACCCGGCCGTGAGTTCCTCCATCCAGGTGTCGTCGCCGACGTTGACGATCGGGTAGCCGCCGGAGATGTATCGCCCGCCGTAGAGGAAGCAGTCGTCGCCGGTGAGTTCGATCCCGTGGCGATAGCGCGTGCGTATCTGGTCGATGGTGACGGCGCGAAGCTGTGTATGGTCCCGGTCGGCGCGAACCGCCGCGCGGAACGTCTCGTCACCGACGTCGCCGGTGAACGTGCAGTACTCGGCGACGACCCGCTCGGCGTTCGACCCGGCTTTCGTCCAGAGGCCGTAGCCGCCGGGGGTTCGCTGTTCGATATCGCTGCGGAGGAGCACCGTCTCGCCCGCCTCCGGGGAGACGACGACGCCGTGGTTCGGTCGGTCGCCGTCGACGCTGATGGAGAGTCCCGAGAGCCACGTCGAGTCGGCGCTGTTCTGTACCGACACGGCCGCACCGTTGGCCGCGTCGAGTCGAATCGTCGTGTCGAACACGGACAAACCCGACCCGTTTTCGAGGCGAATGCCGCGCTGGGTATCGTCGTACTCACGGTTCCGGTCGACGACGACCGTCGCACCGCGAACGGAGCTGTCGTCACCCGCGAGTCGGATGCTCGCCGCTCTGCTGTTTCGGTACTCGCCGCCGTTGACGATAGTCCGGCCGTTGTCGTCGGAGACGTAGAGACCGTTGTCGGGAAACGCCCCGAGTTCGCAGTCGTGGAACTCGATGGTGCCTCGGTGATTGACGTCGACGATGATACCGGTCGGACCCCACCGGAGGTCACCGGGGGTCCGCGTCGAGTACGTCCCGCCGTCGGGCGCACGGAAGTTATCGACGAGACCCGACCCCGACGAACTGGTGATGTTGAACAGACCCGGTCCCCACGTGCCGCTGTCGTGCTCGCCGACGATATCGATGTCGCGGACGACGAGGCCGTCGTCGACTTCGACGTGGAGCGCGCGGATACCCGTATCCGCGGCGGTCTGGTCGATGGTGAAGTTCTCGACGTGGAGGTCGACGCCCGGGTCGTAGGCGACGCCGAGTCGGAAGAGGCGGTACTGCGGGCCCTCGAACTCGTCGTAGCTCGCCGGAACGATGGTCGCGCCGTTGGAGGCGAGACCGAAGTTCTCGAACCCGGTGAAGCGGAACTGCTCGTCCATGTAGTACCGGCCCGGTGGGAACTTGACGAGTGTGTCGTCGTCGGCCACCTCGCGGAGAACCGGCGTGATCGATTCGCCTCCTTCGGGGTCGGCCCCGGCGTCGACGATGTCGACGACGGTCCCGTAGTCGTCGTTCAGCGAGTGTGTCGCCTCGGCGGTACCGGAGAACGACGCGATGCCGAGCGCCCCGGCGGCACCGGCGAGTGAGAGATAGGAACGGCGGTTCATCTGCCTGCTTCGAGATCGGTCGGTAGGCACGTCTGTCACGCGCTACGGAACTCATTTTATTACCACGCAACTAACCGTCCTAAAACACCTTCACAACGCTCGAAACGGTTGAGATCTAGATATAAACGGATGCGGACACCGGCCGGTTCGGGAGTCGCCGACGGCGGCGTCGTTCCCCGACGTCAGGTCGGCGTCGAAGGGAGCGAACGGAGTAGCACGTCGAACAGACCTCTGTCGTCGCTCGTCTCGTTACCCGATGACGTGTCCGTCTTCGACTCCGTCGTGGTCGTCTCCGACGTCTCCGTTTCGGTCGGTGTCGCGGTTTCCGTCTCAGTCGACGTCTCTGTCTCCGTCGCTGTGTCCGTCTCCGTCTCGGTTTCCGTCTCCGTCTCGGTTTCCGTCTCTGTCTCCGTCTCAGTCTCGGTTTCCGTCTCTGTCTCCGTCTCGGTTTCCGTCTCAGTTTCCGTCTCTGTCTCCGTCTCGGTTTCCGTCTCAGTTTCCGTCTCTGTCTCCGTCTCGGTTTCCGTCTCAGTTTCCGTCTCCGTCTCTGTCTCGTTGGATGTCTCCGTCTCAGTTTCCGTCTCCGTCTCTGTCGGCGTGTCGGTGTCGCCGTCGTCGCCGTCACTATCGTCGCCGTCGTCACTATCGTCGTCGCCGCCGCCGAACCAGTCGCCGATACCGCCGGAGTCGTCGTCACCGTCGTTGTCGTCATCACCGCCGCCGTCGCTATCGCCTCCGCTGTCGCCACCGTCGCCACTCTGCGGCGTCTGCGTCGCCGTCGACGCGTTCGTTCCGTTCGCGTCGGTGTCGTCTGCGTCCGCGGGCGTCGTCTCGTTGGACGTGTCCGCCGGGGTCGGTGTCGGCGTCGCAGTCGGTGTCTCGGTCGTGTTCGAGTAGTCGGGTATCGACGGGTCGCTGTCGTCACCGCTGTCGCCGCCCACGTCGGCGAGGACGACCCCGCCGGCGGCGACGAACAGGAGCAGACCGGCGACGAACATGCTGCGCTGCATCACGTTGGTCCCGCCGTCGGTGACGAGACGGGCGTGCCGCCAGTAGAGAGTGTCCCCGGCGCTGCCGACGG from Haloprofundus halobius includes:
- a CDS encoding right-handed parallel beta-helix repeat-containing protein; its protein translation is MNRRSYLSLAGAAGALGIASFSGTAEATHSLNDDYGTVVDIVDAGADPEGGESITPVLREVADDDTLVKFPPGRYYMDEQFRFTGFENFGLASNGATIVPASYDEFEGPQYRLFRLGVAYDPGVDLHVENFTIDQTAADTGIRALHVEVDDGLVVRDIDIVGEHDSGTWGPGLFNITSSSGSGLVDNFRAPDGGTYSTRTPGDLRWGPTGIIVDVNHRGTIEFHDCELGAFPDNGLYVSDDNGRTIVNGGEYRNSRAASIRLAGDDSSVRGATVVVDRNREYDDTQRGIRLENGSGLSVFDTTIRLDAANGAAVSVQNSADSTWLSGLSISVDGDRPNHGVVVSPEAGETVLLRSDIEQRTPGGYGLWTKAGSNAERVVAEYCTFTGDVGDETFRAAVRADRDHTQLRAVTIDQIRTRYRHGIELTGDDCFLYGGRYISGGYPIVNVGDDTWMEELTAGSTGGKEAVQLYDESSGVTIKESVLENGIQDLGSAGLRAYLNEYP